In the genome of Myroides phaeus, one region contains:
- the bla gene encoding BlaB/IND/MUS family subclass B1 metallo-beta-lactamase, with product MLRKSFILIATVFSSFFAYSQSQDLKINRLNEQMYVYTTFQEINGTLYAANGMYVLTDEGVILIDTPWDKTQFTPLVEYVKENHNKEINTVIVTHFHEDRAGGLAYFEALGAKTYAYELTNEILQSKNEPIAQETFGNEKDFNIAGEEFSVHFLGEGHTKDNVVIWFPNESVLYGGCLVKSAEATDLGFIGDANTQEWPATIAKVKNKFPFPDTIIPGHDDWNMWGHIENTERILRAYNKPKKNK from the coding sequence ATGCTTAGAAAATCATTTATCTTAATTGCTACTGTATTCAGTAGCTTTTTTGCTTATAGTCAATCTCAAGACTTAAAAATAAACAGACTAAACGAACAGATGTATGTGTACACTACTTTCCAAGAAATTAATGGTACCTTGTACGCTGCAAATGGAATGTATGTCTTAACTGACGAAGGTGTTATTTTAATTGATACGCCTTGGGATAAAACGCAGTTTACTCCCCTTGTAGAATATGTCAAAGAAAATCACAACAAGGAAATCAATACAGTAATCGTAACGCATTTTCACGAAGATAGAGCTGGTGGTTTAGCATACTTTGAAGCATTAGGAGCAAAAACGTATGCTTATGAACTAACAAATGAAATCTTACAAAGTAAAAACGAACCTATAGCACAGGAAACTTTTGGCAATGAAAAAGATTTCAACATAGCAGGAGAAGAATTTTCTGTTCACTTTTTAGGTGAAGGACACACCAAAGACAATGTCGTTATTTGGTTTCCCAACGAATCTGTTTTATACGGAGGGTGCCTTGTAAAAAGTGCAGAAGCAACAGACCTTGGTTTTATTGGAGATGCAAATACACAAGAATGGCCAGCAACAATTGCAAAAGTGAAAAATAAATTTCCTTTTCCTGACACGATAATTCCGGGACACGACGATTGGAATATGTGGGGACACATTGAAAATACTGAACGCATTTTAAGAGCTTATAACAAGCCAAAAAAGAACAAATAA
- a CDS encoding pyridoxal phosphate-dependent aminotransferase: MNRRDILKLSGTLFAGAIFTRGLAATQTLESIAELGLPTTVDKTPLYLHYNENSLGLSKKAQQAIIDIIPSANRYPDAYIEELQQTIADSYQMKTSQVTLGVGSSDVIRAIINKLGIQALQKGQKIQFITPNPTFFLAADHAEGIGIPVVMVPLNEKYEMDLDKMKQAADNFDGLSICYLCNPNNPTGTLTSSASIEKWVKTANADKTFFMVDEAYAEYITDPSFVSGTQFVQEGMDNVIVLRTFSKIFAMAGMRVGYGLATEKLTQELVTFMSILNINITAAVAGIASLKDKQFLADSIAMNSNSLAITTSTLDALGLEYLPSQGNFVFHKITGDPQKYMERMEEAGILVGRPFPPLTQWSRVSLGTPEEMTRFTATLKDFRKKGWV; this comes from the coding sequence ATGAACAGAAGAGACATACTAAAGTTGTCGGGGACATTATTTGCAGGAGCAATCTTCACAAGAGGGTTAGCTGCAACACAAACATTAGAATCAATTGCTGAATTAGGCTTACCAACAACTGTTGATAAAACACCATTGTATCTACATTACAATGAGAATAGCTTAGGCCTTTCTAAAAAAGCACAACAAGCAATTATAGATATTATCCCTTCTGCTAATCGATATCCGGATGCTTATATTGAAGAGCTACAACAAACCATTGCAGACTCTTACCAGATGAAAACTTCTCAAGTAACACTTGGTGTAGGTTCTTCTGATGTAATTCGTGCTATTATCAACAAATTAGGTATTCAAGCATTACAAAAAGGGCAAAAGATTCAATTTATCACGCCAAACCCTACTTTCTTTTTAGCAGCAGACCACGCTGAGGGTATTGGAATACCAGTAGTAATGGTTCCTTTGAATGAAAAGTATGAAATGGATCTTGACAAAATGAAACAGGCTGCAGATAACTTTGATGGACTATCTATCTGTTATTTATGTAACCCTAACAACCCAACAGGAACATTAACTTCAAGTGCATCAATTGAAAAATGGGTAAAAACAGCTAATGCAGATAAAACCTTCTTTATGGTTGATGAAGCGTATGCAGAATACATCACTGACCCTTCATTTGTAAGTGGAACTCAATTTGTACAAGAAGGAATGGATAACGTAATCGTATTACGTACATTCTCTAAGATATTTGCAATGGCTGGAATGCGTGTTGGTTATGGTTTAGCAACAGAAAAACTGACTCAAGAATTAGTGACTTTTATGTCTATTTTAAACATAAATATTACAGCAGCTGTAGCTGGTATTGCCTCTTTAAAAGATAAGCAGTTCTTAGCTGATAGTATTGCAATGAATTCAAACTCATTAGCTATTACCACTTCTACCTTAGACGCTTTAGGTTTAGAATATTTACCAAGCCAAGGAAACTTTGTATTTCACAAAATAACTGGTGATCCTCAAAAATATATGGAACGTATGGAAGAAGCAGGTATATTAGTAGGTCGCCCATTCCCTCCTTTGACACAATGGAGTCGTGTTTCACTTGGAACACCAGAAGAAATGACAAGATTTACAGCAACTTTAAAAGACTTCAGAAAAAAAGGATGGGTGTAA